A stretch of DNA from Coturnix japonica isolate 7356 chromosome 2 unlocalized genomic scaffold, Coturnix japonica 2.1 chr2random453, whole genome shotgun sequence:
ttttataaaatatactggagtattggcagtccgcctggaactttcaaggtcaagctcgCAGGTGCAGAATCGCAACACGAGATAGCTCCttaaacagggaaaaaaactcgtagctctgttaaaagcttaaaagagcaacagaagaaaacaacagaaaaaacagcaaactcAATTTGCCcacattctccaccaaaatctgtcacggtttgaactaaaaatccacctgcgcCTGTGACAGGGCCGTGGGcccgcaggggccctaggcgaaaggaaaaaaattaattaagaaaagaaaaacagcggcaacgatctaagaGGCACACTTATACTaaaatactatatcgaaatacaggataacacaatataatacaatatattgAAAATTgaagctaacgaatcaagcaaaataggaagagaatgagtcccgtaaacgagaggcctactgtgaatctaggcgaacggctgaaggctcccacacatCCCTGaaacgccagaactcgaaaaACGTCAGTCggttctgcgacagagttaatatagagtccaggtcccgtgacctatcgtgttgttccctgggagatgtagtcttcttctgataagttgcagattcagtaaaattattcatgctttatatgatgttatgatgtggaatactgatagcaaaaattacaaaattattaaaccatgacatagTCAAATTCTAATGTATCCAAGTTCAGCAGAATTTCTTCAGTCATGGAAGAATGAAAGCTTCTATAGCCAGCTTCTATAGACTTCTCTTCTACAAGTTGAACAGGATGGCCATGAGTAAGCAGGCAGTAAAAAGGGCTTCAAACAGCATTGCCTTCAGGAAGCAGAGTAAAGTTAGCTTTGCTACAAAGTACTTGTatatttcctcctttcctttgtatacctcctcctcttccttttaaGCCGTGGGTGTCCATTCTTTCcattcacttctcttttttctttattttttctctttcccagggGAAAAAGATGTGATCATCCTGGGAGATTTTAACCAGGCTCCCGACAGCAGCGACCACGACATACTGAGGAAGGAGAAGTTTCATCACTTGGTCCCTTCAAATACGTTTACCAATATCAGCACAAAGAACCCCCAGGGATCGAAGTCATTGGACAACATGTGGATCAGCCGGAGTTTGAAGAAGGTTTTCACAGGTAGAGTTTCTTTTTGGTTAATTCATGTACCAGTGTGAGGTTGGCATTGGGTCAAACGTGGCTGATACTGCTTGGCATACAACTACTATTGCTGGactacaactacctgaaaagAGGTACCGATCTTCTTATGTGATTTGGTTTCTTGCAGGTCACTGGGCTGTTGTGCGAGAAGGTCTTACGAACCCATGGATCCCTGATAACTGGTCCTGGGGTGGAGTAGCCTCGGACCACTGCCCCGTGCTAGCTGAATTTTACATGGAAAAAGactggagcaggaaggaggtGACACGGAATGGAAACGGGGTGACCGTTGAGCGCGACTCGAACACTAAGCATGAACGATGACTTGAACAGGAGGTGTCTCTCCTGTTCCAAGGGTCAGCCCATGGCTCTGCTTGCTGGAGACTCAGCTGCggagcagaagagctgcttcctcctctccctccttcacTTGTCCTCCCCATGTCCAGAAAGCATCAGCACTTGCCTTTGATGGCTCTCGCTCCGTGCCCTCCATGGAGGGCACCACCCCAGCTCTGGGGTGTCTGACGGCAATAGAGTGGTCTGTAACTTTTTATAGGGATGCAATGGACCCAACTCCATTCCTGGAGATTTGGATGAGAattgtacagaaaataaagcgTACTTTTAATGCTGTATAGGATCTTGGCTAAAATGCACCTTCAGGAGCAATACATGGGTGTGAGGAGTGCAGCCTGGCTCACTGGGAGGTGAATGGGTGGGTGCCTTGGGGTGAGATGGATCCtacagggagaaggaaaggataAGAGAGCTTTGGTGCCTGCTGGTTGAGCTTTGCATCCTGTGGAGGGTAAGTGCAAGGAAAGTACCTGGGTATTGGGAACCAGTATGTGATGAAACAGGGTGACTCTCCCAATGCTGACAAGGCTCCCGTACAGGAACAGCATAGAAGTAGTGAGACGTGGATGTACAGCAAAGCGACTGGACCAGACAGCCACGAGGGGCTGTCATTGTGTCACTGATATCACGAAACTCTGCAGTGACATGAGCTCACATGCACTGCTGTCCAAAAACTTTATTACAGAACTTCTGTACCATGATTTAGtaaccaggaaaaaataatcaggaaaaCCTACAAAAGTTACACTTCAAAGTTTGGAACGCTTTTACAAAGGAGGAAGGACAAATACAAcgctgaaaaacagaagcagacaagTTTCTTGTCTGCTGTTGTGGTAACATCTTTATATAGACCACTTCCAGACTCTAACCTTGCTCTAAGCAAAAATACTTCTATGATAACAAAGAACAGAAGTCCAGTGATACCTACTGCTCTGGCAAAGACAGGACACAGGTCCTGGAGGGAAGCATCTTGGGCTGCAGTAACATCTCGTGGTGCAGTGACGGAGCCCAGGGGCTGCTGTAGGAAAAGCTGTGAGCAgggtgtgctgcagcactgcaaaaagGCTGGCACTGCCTCCTGCCTTCAAGGACCTGTGACAGTAATACCCTTACTTTGTAACACACAACTACTGGGACACCTGATGTAGAACTGCAATTCTCTACAGTTAGTTATGAGAATAACTGTGCAAAGCTGTCCCTTTCAGGAGGGAGCAGCCCTCACATTCCCCTGGATCAGCAAAGTGAACCCGGTTCTCTGCAGCTCACTTGATTTGCTCTGAAGCTGCCTTTTTTGGCTGTGATCTTTGACTCGCCCCCTGCCATGCATTACTTTATTACGGCTTCTGGCAACGGAGCCAGTATCTGGAGAGCATGGGTGCAGAACAGCAGATTGTTcccatggggctgctgcagcgCTACATCTGCTGGGTTTGGTTCTTCGACAAAGCTGGGCAGGCAAAGCTACCAGTGGTCAAACTTGtaaaaagaagaggagaaaaaaaggtttctATTTCTGCACATGGAGGCTGAAAGGCTTCCAGATGATAGCGAACAAGACTAACAATATAAAATTAAGGCTACAGTGAGGGGTTATTGGTCCCTGCCTTGAAAATAACCAAATTTAGTACATTTATGCTTGTTAAACACATTATATTTTCTGAAGCGGTCAGCCAGCTGCTGTGAGCGCACCCGCAATGCTGCCTAAAAGGCAGCTGGTTTTATGGGATCATTCAAAAAACTTCGGATCTCTGAGCCCGTGTGGAGGAAAACTTGTCTCCACTTACTTGCCGTATCCAGTGCCGGGCCTGTTATCTGTGGGTCACGTCACAAGGGGAAGAACTGGCAGAAGCCCCCTGGGAGCCCTTCTTCCTGCACGGCCTCCTGCATCTCAGCTG
This window harbors:
- the LOC107306776 gene encoding endonuclease/exonuclease/phosphatase family domain-containing protein 1-like, which produces MWISRSLKKVFTGHWAVVREGLTNPWIPDNWSWGGVASDHCPVLAEFYMEKDWSRKEVTRNGNGVTVERDSNTKHER